Below is a window of Trichosurus vulpecula isolate mTriVul1 chromosome 4, mTriVul1.pri, whole genome shotgun sequence DNA.
taatagGGTCATGGAAAGTTAATGTGACTGAAACGATAGAACAACAAGATTAGTCTGGGAAGGTTTATTAGCAGAATAAAGTCTAGAAGTCTAAAAGTTTAGAAAAGGAGTTTGAATGAGAGCAGAAACTGATGAGAAACAAAGATGAGGTGAGAAGATATTCTACTTAGAAGGACCAGTATGTTTGATATAAAAGCATGACTGTGAAACAACATAAATATGAGGTTCTGGACTTCATAAGAACAATGAGTCTGTGTTGGGCATTAAGAAGGAATAGTGCCTTTAGACTTAATGGAGACTAGGCCAGTCTGGAATGAACTTCCTGAGATTGTTCTAGGTCAAAAAAGCCCACTGGGCTTGAGACAGTAGAATAAAAGTTGGAATGGCCTTTGGGTTTGAGGCAGTAGTGTGGAGTGAATGGTATTTACATCCCTAAATTCTAATTTAGGCTCTCCCTTGAAGCTAGCCAGGCCTTTGACTCAGAGGCTGACAATTGGGCCAACTTTGAAGAAAATTGTTAATTCCAGTAGTGAAACAGATAGTTTTTAGTGTGAAAATCTGAGAGAGTGGTAATGTTCACATTAACTTGATCCGTAGTGACGGAACAATAAGAAATTgcctttacaaaatattttgcctcttatctgatcctcatagTAAgccaatgaatttatttttttaaaagtgcagaacccttgtgtttttttaatctgggagtggaggggggcaggcaggaaaggggattggggggtaggcatcctcttccttcctatttcctggTCTCCTCAGTTCAGTGTGATTGCCAAGGAGCAGAATGGTCACACCATCTCTGGACGACTCCAAGGGTTTGGCTCCCCAGCTCATGACTCCAGTGCTTTCACGATAGCTTCATTGGCTTCTATCTGGATCTGAACTTTGGCCCAGGCTGCCTCGTCTGATGCCCCTGACAGGTCTGAGTGCCCCTTTTCCATGTTAGATCTGGTGGCCACCAGGTCCAGCATGTCCAGAGCCACAGCTTCTTCTGCCAGCAGCTTCCCTGAGGAATAGGCATTCACTGTAACAGAACCACTGCTCACAAAATGTTTGGTGGCAGTGCCATCCTTGGCGTGTGCAGCCACCATGCCATGCTTCAATGCTTGCAGCATGGGGATGTGGGCAGTGAGGATCCCAAAGACCCCACTCTGGGTTGGGACATCCACCTGTTTCACATTGGCTTCATTGAAATACACCTTCGTCGGGGAGGTGAAGGTGAAGGACATCTGGCTGGGGATGGCCTCAGCATAGGTGTGGGCCAGAGTGTCTGCAGGGGTGGGGACCAGAGCTTGGCTCAGCAGGAGCGGGTGGCAGCAGAGGAGCAGGGTGGTGCGCAGCATGGCGGCGTTGGACTGGCAAGGTAGCAGGAGCAGGGGAACTGCCAATGAATATTaaagcttatatttatatagcaatctAAGTTCTATAAATTGCTTTCTTTGCAACAATATTGTGAGTTGGGTTGTAtagtattcccatttttacagatgtggaaattgagactCAAACTGGGGTTTGTATTCAAGTgctctgtctccaaatctaggGGCTTGTTTTACTGGATCCTTCCATGAGTAAGTGGCAGAATGAGGTTCTGTAATTGGGGGTTATATTCACCATTTATTAGGGTTCTGTagattttctcctttgtttttgttttccttatctcCATACTTTGGTATATGTGAATGGAATGTGGTCTCTGTGCCTTGTTGCTGCCAAATTTTTTGGCCCTTAACCTTCAGATGAAAAGTGATTGGCTAATGCTAACACATTGTTTCCTTTAAACAGGATGCCAACATCTATATCATTGTTTGAAAAGGCCGTGAAAAGTGCTTGGCAAGGCATAATTTTGATCCCCAATACTATATGAAATATAGATTTATTTGGGCTTTAGATAGCTATAATATTCATGATGTTCTTATAATTGTTTGGCAAATAGGCCAAGTCCCAAAGGCATTGCTAAGTCGTCTCTGGCTATGTATGTATCTGTCCCTGTCATAGCTCCTTAGAGTTAGTTGGTACTTGTCAAGTAGAATAATATCACGTGCCAGAGACTTAAAATCAGACCCTAAGACAGCccagggaaaaaacaaaccagtattcacataaatcaaaataaatattcatttacaaTAGCAAAACTTAAAACAGATTATTCACTTTACCCAACAAAGAACATCAAAATACACAGCTATggaaaaacttaaataaaatttatgtgGAATTATAGAACTACAAGTCATGTCCTATTTTTTGCTAATTTAACTTGCAACAAATTGACTTTGACCTACTCTCACTTACACAGCCAATATTCACGGCTATTAAAAAATTACACTTGAAATTCCAGATTaatattggttttatttatttactggTATGTTATAAGCCAAATATTCAGGAATGCTTTTGTTTAGTTAGATAACACAGGAAATGTGCTTTGCGAACCtgaaaagtgctatatgaatgctgcattatttttattattgttcaggAGGGttttatcattgttatttattattatatatttattatttatttattattattatccaggAGGGTATTTACTTCTTCAGGACCAGTTTCCCCAGAATTGCTTCTACTTTAAAAACGAagcttttggggcagctaggtggctcagtgagtagagcattggccctggcgtcaggaggaccagagttcaaatctggcctcagacccttgacacacttattagctgtgtgaccttgggcaagtcacttaaccccaattgccctgccttccctcctccaaaaaaataaaaataaaaaataataaaactattaaaaaatgaAGCTTACCCTTCCTGAATAATTAGACCATATGCTCTGAGTCACTCTGAATAATAGCACTCTGAGCTCTCTGAGTTTTTTCTTGTCCACTACCATGAAAACACAGGTGTTTCCCATGCAGGAAACACTAGTGGCAGATGGGAGCTGTCCACTGCTGAAACTTCTTTTAGAAAAGCAAAATGGGGTAGGATTGGTGTCAAGTGTTAGGATTCAAAATGATGCAGCAAGGtgctctctgtctccgtctctctgtctctgtttctctgtctgtctgtctgtctctctccgcCCACCTCTCTCTCAAGCTCacgtgtttgtattttatccccatCTCTCTATGTACATACCCATCACCCTACACATGACATAgtgtgggcaggtaggtggcacagtggatcaagcactgaacttggagtcaggacaaactgagtttgaatccaacctcagaacCTTGctagctgggcaaatcacttaccctgtcCTATCCTTAGTCTGcctacctataaaatgggatagtTGGACTTGAGAAGCTCTAAgattccctccagctctaaattcatgattCTGTGTTTTCCTACTTAGCCCTTTGGATTTGGTCGAGTAATGCAACATTTCAATTTTGGGTTCTTCTCCACCCTTTGGCCTGCTTCTTGTTTATTAGATATGGAGTGAGACTCATATCCATCAGAGATTTTGAACCTCAAGGCACCAAACATGCTAGAAAACCTATGCCACTGAAGACCATGAGCAGAGAAGTTTACTtacaaattcatttcaattcatctGTTGTTactcagt
It encodes the following:
- the LOC118846854 gene encoding ATP synthase subunit delta, mitochondrial-like codes for the protein MLRTTLLLCCHPLLLSQALVPTPADTLAHTYAEAIPSQMSFTFTSPTKVYFNEANVKQVDVPTQSGVFGILTAHIPMLQALKHGMVAAHAKDGTATKHFVSSGSVTVNAYSSGKLLAEEAVALDMLDLVATRSNMEKGHSDLSGASDEAAWAKVQIQIEANEAIVKALES